The proteins below are encoded in one region of Salmo salar chromosome ssa02, Ssal_v3.1, whole genome shotgun sequence:
- the LOC123733387 gene encoding solute carrier family 40 member 1-like, with the protein MCLTSFTVALIFTMGSGNYWMEIFNSYAMSLRADAAQCGGVVVEFESDDIRGGSGQEGSALIYLRGPKFLIYVSGALSMWGDRMWHFAISVFLIELYGRNLLLTAIFGLVVAGSVLLLGALIGDWVDRNPRNKVAHASLLVQNISVTVCSIVLMLVFLYKQWIESIWDGWLTVVCYTVVIVLADVANLASTALTIAIQRDWIVVITGYNRGHLAGMNATMRRIDQVTNILAPLAVGQVMTLASNVIGCGFILGWEPGVLIVEFIFLSFRVYRIVPALSVKPRARGRPGLPWRDQQRGRRDWWERRGNTRSVSWVSWCPLCDCFSS; encoded by the exons ATGTGCCTCACCTCCTTCACTGTGGCTCTGATCTTTACCATGGGCTCAGGAAACTACTGGATGGAGATCTTCAACAGCTAT GCGATGTCCCTGCGAGCAGACGCAGCCCAGtgtggaggggtggtggtggagtttgAGTCTGATGACATCAGGGGAGGCTCGGGCCAGGAAG GGTCAGCCCTCATCTACCTCAGGGGCCCTAAATTCCTGATCTACGTCAGTGGGGCACTGTCCATGTGG GGTGACCGTATGTGGCACTTTGCCATTTCGGTGTTCCTGATCGAGCTGTATGGACGTAACCTGCTGCTGACCGCAATATTCGGCTTGGTGGTGGCGGGGTCAGTGCTGCTGCTAGGGGCGTTGATTGGGGACTGGGTTGACCGCAACCCCAGGAACAAAG TGGCGCATGCATCGTTGTTGGTTCAGAACATTTCAGTGACGGTGTGTAGCATTGTGCTGATGTTGGTCTTCTTATATAAACAGTGGATTGAGAGCATTTGGGATGGCTGGTTAAC GGTGGTTTGTTATACGGTGGTGATCGTCCTGGCAGATGTGGCTAACCTAGCAAGCACAGCGCTGACCATCGCCATCCAGAGGGACTGGATTGTGGTTATCACTGGATACAACCGGGGTCACCTCGCCG GGATGAATGCTACCATGCGGCGCATCGATCAGGTGACCAACATCCTGGCACCGCTGGCGGTGGGACAGGTCATGACCCTGGCCTCCAACGTGATCGGCTGCGGCTTCATCCTGGGCTGGGAACCTGGTGTCCTCATAGTGGAGTTTATCTTCCTTTCCTTTCGGGTCTACCGCATTGTCCCAGCGCTGTCCGTCAAACCCCGTGCCCGAGGACGGCCAGGCCTCCCCTGGAGAGACCAGCAGAGAGGACGGAGGGActggtgggagaggagggggaacacAAGGTCAGTGTCCTGGGTGTCCTGGTGCCCACTGTGTGACTGCTTCAGCAGTTGA